A region of Lycium barbarum isolate Lr01 chromosome 1, ASM1917538v2, whole genome shotgun sequence DNA encodes the following proteins:
- the LOC132631617 gene encoding ribosomal RNA-processing protein 17, which yields MEEEAGQNPRIRGRHIKKRALKNKALTVSFDEKDLKDFVTGFHKRKKKRRKEAQVQLEEALRRKRIEARKKRKEERDFAIFGGAAPDSAAGNDEPVEEDLDDEEEEDEPNATVSGTTTYDNGDVQVIVTTSEISREEEEESPAQVPPPSAVAQHAGETKNSKRNIPVSKKKPFKKAAKKRSRPKPQSKRDKRKGKKKNKKQF from the exons ATGGAAGAAGAAGCAGGACAAAATCCTAGGATACGAGGTAGACATATCAAGAAAAGAGCCTTAAAAAACAAAGCCTTAACTGTCTCTTTTGATGAAAAAGACCTCAA GGATTTTGTGACTGGTTTTcataaaagaaagaagaagaggagaaaagAAGCGCAAGTGCAATTGGAAGAAGCCTTGAGAAGGAAACGCATTGAGGCTCGTAAAAAG AGAAAGGAGGAAAGAGATTTTGCCATCTTTGGTGGAGCTGCGCCTGATTCAGCTGCTGGAAATGATGAACCTGTTGAGGAGGACCTTgacgatgaagaagaagaagatgagccTAATGCAACAGTCTCAG GGACTACAACATATGACAACGGTGATGTGCAAGTCATCGTGACAACAAGTGAGATCTctcgtgaagaagaagaagaatcccCAGCTCAAGTGCCACCACCATCAGCAGTAGCTCAACATGCTGGAGAAACTAAAAACAGCAAACGGAACATTCCGGTAAGCAAGAAGAAACCATTCAAGAAAGCTGCGAAAAAGAGATCTCGGCCCAAGCCACAGAGTAAGAGAGATAAGAGGAAAGGtaaaaagaagaacaagaagcAGTTTTAG
- the LOC132631625 gene encoding calmodulin-binding protein 60 B-like isoform X1 has protein sequence MDRKRALDASSSEENQPDRKRPALASVIVEALKVDSLQKLCSSLEPILRRVVSEEVERALAKLGPTKLNARVSPKRIEGPDGRNLQLQFRSKLSLPLFTGGKVEGEKGSAIHVVLLDGNTGHVVTSGPESSLKLDVVVLGGDFNNEDDDGWTEEDFESHIVKERDGKRPLLTGDLQVILKEGVGSLGEFSFTDNSSWIRSRKFRLGLKVVSGCREGIHIREAKTEAFSVKDHRGELYKKHYPPALNDDVWRLEKIGKDGSFHKRLNKAGIFTVEDFLRLIVRDTQRLRNILGSGMSNKMWDALVEHAKTCVLSGKLYVYYPDDMKSVGVVFSNIYELCGLISGGQYHSVDSLSDDQKEYVDNLVKKAYDNWMHVVEYDGQSLLSINQNKSSDAPQYDLTTGSQNHSSSFDHQLNLPSVPGSTSSEQPPINPGLNMGLEGYNGSLMGTYTTQSQNTNLSVNEQLSGASFPQNHFVGTSQQAQPPGSESILALHPSQSSFSSFFAASTSNTSYKGADEFFTTEEEIRTRSHEMLENDDMQHLLHIFNMGGQHHHASSSTSEDNNYPYASSYMPSMSSSSFGINEDRTRSGKAVVGWLKLKAALRWGIFIRKKAAEKRAQIIELDDS, from the exons ATGGATAGGAAACGTGCACTTGATGCTAGCAGTAGTGAAGAAAATCAACCTGATAGAAAAAGACCTGCTCTTGCCAG TGTTATTGTCGAAGCGCTCAAGGTGGACAGTCTGCAGAAACTCTGCTCATCACTGGAGCCAATTCTTCGGAGAGTT GTTAGTGAAGAAGTGGAGCGTGCTTTAGCAAAACTTGGCCCTACTAAACTTAATGCAAG GGTTTCTCCAAAAAGAATTGAAGGGCCAGATGGGAGAAATTTGCAGCTTCAATTCAGGTCTAAATTGTCACTACCTCTCTTTACCGGAGGGAAAGTAGAAGGAGAGAAGGGTTCCGCAATCCATGTTGTCTTGCTGGATGGAAATACGGGCCATGTTGTAACATCAGGTCCAGAATCCTCTCTTAAACTAGATGTTGTTGTGCTTGGAGGAGATTTCAATAATGAGGATGATGATGGTTGGACTGAAGAAGACTTCGAGTCTCACATTGTGAAGGAGCGTGATGGGAAAAGGCCGCTTCTTACAGGAGACTTGCAAGTGATATTGAAGGAAGGTGTAGGTAGTCTTGGTGAATTTTCATTTACTGACAACTCTAGCTGGATTAGAAGCAGAAAGTTCAGGCTAGGCTTAAAAGTTGTGTCAGGTTGTCGAGAGGGAATTCACATTCGTGAGGCAAAAACAGAAGCCTTCAGTGTGAAGGATCATCGAGGAGAAT TGTACAAGAAACATTATCCACCTGCATTAAATGATGATGTTTGGAGATTGGAAAAGATAGGGAAAGATGGATCCTTCCACAAGAGGCTAAATAAAGCTGGCATATTTACAGTGGAAGACTTTCTACGACTCATCGTGAGAGACACTCAGAGGCTCAGAAAT ATCTTGGGAAGTGGAATGTCAAATAAAATGTGGGATGCTCTTGTGGAGCATGCTAAGACCTGTGTTCTTAGTGGGAAGCTTTATGTCTATTATCCTGATGATATGAAGAGTGTTGGGGTTGTTTTTAGCAATATCTATGAGTTGTGTGGTTTAATCTCTGGTGGACAGTATCATTCAGTTGATTCTCTTTCAGACGATCAAAAG GAATATGTGGACAACTTAGTCAAGAAAGCATATGACAACTGGATGCATGTTGTTGAATATGATGGCCAATCTCTTTTAAGCATTAATCAGAATAAAAGCTCAGATGCTCCTCAGTATGATCTTACAACTGGCTCTCAGAACCATTCTAGTTCTTTTGATCATCAACTTAATCTACCAAGCGTTCCTGGTTCAACTTCATCAGAGCAGCCTCCTATTAATCCAGGATTGAACATGGGATTGGAAG GGTATAACGGTAGTCTTATGGGTACATATACCACACAGTCTCAGAACACGAATCTAAGTGTCAATGAACAGTTAAGTGGTGCTTCATTTCCTCAAAACCACTTTGTAGGCACGTCGCAACAAGCTCAGCCACCTGGAAGTGAGAGTATATTGGCCCTTCACCCATCACAGTCTTCATTTTCTAGCTTTTTTGCTGCTAGCACTTCTAATACATCCTATAAAGGAGCTGATGAGTTCTTCACCACTGAGGAAGAAATACGCACAAGAAGTCATGAAATGCTAGAGAACGACGACATGCAACATCTTCTCCATATTTTCAACATGGGTGGCCAGCATCATCATGCTTCTTCTAGTACCTCAGAAGATAATAATTACCCATATGCATCATCTTACATGCCCAGCATGTCTTCTTCAAGCTTTGGTATTAATGAGGACCGGACTCGTTCAGGAAAGGCTGTTGTTGGGTGGCTCAAACTTAAAGCAGCATTGAGATGGGGCATTTTCATCAGGAAGAAAGCCGCAGAGAAAAGAGCTCAAATTATTGAATTGGATGACTCCTAG
- the LOC132631625 gene encoding calmodulin-binding protein 60 B-like isoform X2 has product MCHQNSKSVIVEALKVDSLQKLCSSLEPILRRVVSEEVERALAKLGPTKLNARVSPKRIEGPDGRNLQLQFRSKLSLPLFTGGKVEGEKGSAIHVVLLDGNTGHVVTSGPESSLKLDVVVLGGDFNNEDDDGWTEEDFESHIVKERDGKRPLLTGDLQVILKEGVGSLGEFSFTDNSSWIRSRKFRLGLKVVSGCREGIHIREAKTEAFSVKDHRGELYKKHYPPALNDDVWRLEKIGKDGSFHKRLNKAGIFTVEDFLRLIVRDTQRLRNILGSGMSNKMWDALVEHAKTCVLSGKLYVYYPDDMKSVGVVFSNIYELCGLISGGQYHSVDSLSDDQKEYVDNLVKKAYDNWMHVVEYDGQSLLSINQNKSSDAPQYDLTTGSQNHSSSFDHQLNLPSVPGSTSSEQPPINPGLNMGLEGYNGSLMGTYTTQSQNTNLSVNEQLSGASFPQNHFVGTSQQAQPPGSESILALHPSQSSFSSFFAASTSNTSYKGADEFFTTEEEIRTRSHEMLENDDMQHLLHIFNMGGQHHHASSSTSEDNNYPYASSYMPSMSSSSFGINEDRTRSGKAVVGWLKLKAALRWGIFIRKKAAEKRAQIIELDDS; this is encoded by the exons ATGTGCCACCAAAACTCAAAAAG TGTTATTGTCGAAGCGCTCAAGGTGGACAGTCTGCAGAAACTCTGCTCATCACTGGAGCCAATTCTTCGGAGAGTT GTTAGTGAAGAAGTGGAGCGTGCTTTAGCAAAACTTGGCCCTACTAAACTTAATGCAAG GGTTTCTCCAAAAAGAATTGAAGGGCCAGATGGGAGAAATTTGCAGCTTCAATTCAGGTCTAAATTGTCACTACCTCTCTTTACCGGAGGGAAAGTAGAAGGAGAGAAGGGTTCCGCAATCCATGTTGTCTTGCTGGATGGAAATACGGGCCATGTTGTAACATCAGGTCCAGAATCCTCTCTTAAACTAGATGTTGTTGTGCTTGGAGGAGATTTCAATAATGAGGATGATGATGGTTGGACTGAAGAAGACTTCGAGTCTCACATTGTGAAGGAGCGTGATGGGAAAAGGCCGCTTCTTACAGGAGACTTGCAAGTGATATTGAAGGAAGGTGTAGGTAGTCTTGGTGAATTTTCATTTACTGACAACTCTAGCTGGATTAGAAGCAGAAAGTTCAGGCTAGGCTTAAAAGTTGTGTCAGGTTGTCGAGAGGGAATTCACATTCGTGAGGCAAAAACAGAAGCCTTCAGTGTGAAGGATCATCGAGGAGAAT TGTACAAGAAACATTATCCACCTGCATTAAATGATGATGTTTGGAGATTGGAAAAGATAGGGAAAGATGGATCCTTCCACAAGAGGCTAAATAAAGCTGGCATATTTACAGTGGAAGACTTTCTACGACTCATCGTGAGAGACACTCAGAGGCTCAGAAAT ATCTTGGGAAGTGGAATGTCAAATAAAATGTGGGATGCTCTTGTGGAGCATGCTAAGACCTGTGTTCTTAGTGGGAAGCTTTATGTCTATTATCCTGATGATATGAAGAGTGTTGGGGTTGTTTTTAGCAATATCTATGAGTTGTGTGGTTTAATCTCTGGTGGACAGTATCATTCAGTTGATTCTCTTTCAGACGATCAAAAG GAATATGTGGACAACTTAGTCAAGAAAGCATATGACAACTGGATGCATGTTGTTGAATATGATGGCCAATCTCTTTTAAGCATTAATCAGAATAAAAGCTCAGATGCTCCTCAGTATGATCTTACAACTGGCTCTCAGAACCATTCTAGTTCTTTTGATCATCAACTTAATCTACCAAGCGTTCCTGGTTCAACTTCATCAGAGCAGCCTCCTATTAATCCAGGATTGAACATGGGATTGGAAG GGTATAACGGTAGTCTTATGGGTACATATACCACACAGTCTCAGAACACGAATCTAAGTGTCAATGAACAGTTAAGTGGTGCTTCATTTCCTCAAAACCACTTTGTAGGCACGTCGCAACAAGCTCAGCCACCTGGAAGTGAGAGTATATTGGCCCTTCACCCATCACAGTCTTCATTTTCTAGCTTTTTTGCTGCTAGCACTTCTAATACATCCTATAAAGGAGCTGATGAGTTCTTCACCACTGAGGAAGAAATACGCACAAGAAGTCATGAAATGCTAGAGAACGACGACATGCAACATCTTCTCCATATTTTCAACATGGGTGGCCAGCATCATCATGCTTCTTCTAGTACCTCAGAAGATAATAATTACCCATATGCATCATCTTACATGCCCAGCATGTCTTCTTCAAGCTTTGGTATTAATGAGGACCGGACTCGTTCAGGAAAGGCTGTTGTTGGGTGGCTCAAACTTAAAGCAGCATTGAGATGGGGCATTTTCATCAGGAAGAAAGCCGCAGAGAAAAGAGCTCAAATTATTGAATTGGATGACTCCTAG
- the LOC132609351 gene encoding probable leucine-rich repeat receptor-like protein kinase At1g35710: MEKAFTSFRLILLLLHYVMASSTMIQTNISTDQLALLSLKSEIISDPFHFLDESWKYSRRDRQSSKHERFAHTIQSACSIPLAVFNISRIEVIAFTSNYLSGTLPNHFGNGFPILKGLYLSINKLHGHTPTSLSNCSELQILPLSGNEFDGPIHREIGRLSNLQKLFLGSNHFTGMTLHYLMKEVGNLVNLMDLGMERNQITGSIPISMFNISSLQYLLLAKNNLKGSLPWEIGNLTKMQVLYLNENRFNGEIPKDISNLVELEELGLEFNSFSGSLKMESFNISRLRIISLLHNNLSGIIPPNICSVLPNIEHLYLDKLTNLFGIIPHSISNC; this comes from the exons ATGGAGAAAGCATTCACCTCTTTTCGCTTAATACTTTTGTTGCTTCACTATGTTATGGCTAGTTCAACCATGATCCAAACCAACATTTCTACTGATCAATTAGCTCTTCTTTCTCTTAAATCTGAAATCATTTCGGACCCCTTTCACTTCTTGGATGAAAGCTG gaaatatTCCAGAAGGGATCGACAATCTTCAAAACATGAACGTTTTGCTCATACAATTCAATCAGCTTGTTCTATACCATTGGCAGTTTTTAACATTTCGAGAATTGAAGTAATTGCATTTACAAGCAATTACTTATCTGGAACTCTTCCTAATCATTTTGGCAATGGTTTCCCAATACTCAAAGGGCTTTATCTATCCATAAACAAACTTCATGGTCATACGCCTACGAGCTTGTCAAATTGTTCAGAACTTCAAATATTGCCTTTATCAGGAAATGAGTTTGATGGACCAATACATCGTGAAATTGGAAGATTGAGTAACTTGCAGAAATTATTTCTCGGATCTAACCATTTCACAGGTATGACCCTTCATTATCTTATGAAG GAAGTCGGAAATCTTGTTAATTTGATGGATTTAGGCATGGAGAGAAATCAGATTACCGGCTCTATCCCAATCTCCATGTTTAATATCTCCTCCCTGCAATATTTGTTACTGGCGAAAAACAATCTCAAGGGATCCTTACCATGGGAAATTGGCAACTTAACCAAGATGCAAGTTTTATATCTTAACGAAAATAGGTTTAATG GTGAAATACCCAAAGATATTAGCAATCTCGTGGAGTTGGAGGAACTTGGTCTTGAATTTAATAGTTTTAGTGGCTCACTTAAAATGGAGTCCTTCAATATATCAAGGCTGAGAATAATTTCTCTGTTACACAATAATCTATCAGGAATCATCCCACCAAACATATGTTCTGTCTTACCCAACATAGAACATCTTTATCTGGATAAATTGACCAATCTTTTTGGGATTATTCCTCATTCAATCTCCAATTGTTAA